A window of Chaetodon auriga isolate fChaAug3 chromosome 2, fChaAug3.hap1, whole genome shotgun sequence contains these coding sequences:
- the timm17a gene encoding mitochondrial import inner membrane translocase subunit Tim17-A: MEEYAREPCPWRIVDDCGGAFTMGAIGGGIFQAVKGFRNAPSGMSHRMKGSLTAIKTRAPQLGGSFAVWGGLFSMIDCGLVKVRGKEDPWNSITSGAMTGAILAARNGPVAMVGSAAMGGILLALIEGAGILLTRFASSQFPTGPQFAEEPAPAAMPSPSFGDYRQYQ, from the exons ATGGAGGAATATGCCAGAGAACCATG CCCCTGGAGGATTGTGGATGACTGTGGGGGAGCCTTCACCATGGGAGCTATTGGAGGAGGAATTTTCCAGGCAGTAAAAGGTTTCAGAAATGCACCCTCT GGGATGAGCCACAGAATGAAAGGGAGTTTGACTGCCATCAAGACCAGAGCCCCACAGCTTGGAG GAAGCTTCGCAGTATGGGGAGGCCTCTTCTCTATGATTGACTGTGGTTTAGTAAAAGTACGAGGGAAGGAAGATCCCTGGAACTCAATTACAAGTGGGGCCATGACAGGAGCGATCCTTGCTGCAAGAA ATGGACCAGTAGCCATGGTAGGCTCTGCAGCCATGGGAGGCATCCTGCTGGCATTGATAGAGGGCGCTGGAATCCTGCTGACTAGGTTTGCCTCTTCACAGTTCCCAACTG gaCCCCAGTTTGCAGAGGAACCTGCCCCTGCTGCAATGCCCTCCCCTTCCTTTGGAGACTACAGACAATATCAGTGA
- the lmod1b gene encoding uncharacterized protein lmod1b, with the protein MSRRKVRGLTRTGRQVSEDPDLDNLLSTLSPEEMEELEKDMMKVPDLNPEDGKIIVQGESQPAQPPTSNNVRDSKPDSRRESDPKGRLSQREQSFEGESKKESRKQEYLRKMGLSQEGNDDAKVLRKQASVSGEKDTKVDDRNSRGSESLKEEPSRLSGRYRRLESKESDVKDETKEKHEDNKVRDRRENRESAGSKTKDMISKLQEKKDDGREKERKEDCRRKDDSKTKDIISKLREKHEKDAGKEKERRSESFRTQGLVSKMLEKQNKTQESQAPEGKSEEKRPKTEDKKAEDKNKPDAKLERQLSERGEVKHDKAEKRTDREELVNHSDHVKEKEKKISTEKRENEDSKGKGKKAEETEKLGNCVAKNTPNSKAKAEEEEDEDSSMFDELMEQVRSNDPSLAELNVNNSEVIKTKTLIEFAEALHNNTHVKKFALANCRADDHVAYAIAGMLRKNKTITSINLDSNHLTGKGILSLIQALQHNSTLTELRFQNQRHICGGKTEMEMTKILKENTTLLKLGYHFELAGPRMTTTNILSRNMDRQRQKRLQEQKQAQANGEKKGPLEVPKMVGGGSLRNSPKASPKPSPMPSPMASPKLTPKRGAGGPAPPPPPPPPGGGPPPPPPPMLDVDSLRNSLTPVSQRKLDGKSPGGSKNSRDQLLASIRGSDIKQLKKVPVPKWLQ; encoded by the exons ATGTCCAGGAGAAAGGTGAGAGGCCTGACCCGTACGGGCCGTCAGGTCAGCGAGGACCCCGACCTGGACAACCTGCTGTCCACCCTCTCCCCcgaggagatggaggagctggagaaggacaTGATGAAAGTGCCAGACCTCAACCCAGAGGATGGGAAGATCATTGTCCAAGGGGAGAGCCAGCCAGCGCAGCCACCTACGAGCAACAACGTCCGGGACTCTAAACCCGACAGCAGGCGGGAGAGTGATCCTAAAGGGAGGCTCAGTCAGAGGGAACAGTCATTTGAG ggtgaGTCAAAGAAGGAGAGCCGGAAACAGGAGTATCTGAGGAAGATGGGCCTGAGCCAGGAGGGGAATGATGATGCGAAAGTGCTACGAAAACAAGCTAGTGTCTCAGGTGAAAAAGATACAAAGGTGGACGACAGGAACAGCAGAGGTTCTGAAAGTTTGAAAGAGGAACCAAGTCGGCTTTCGGGTAGATACAGGAGGCTGGAGAGCAAAGAGAGTGACGTGAAAGATGAGACCAAAGAGAAACATGAGGACAATAAGGTAAGAGACAGaagggaaaacagagagagcgCAGGTAGCAAAACAAAGGATATGATCTCTAAGttacaagaaaaaaaggatgatggcagagagaaggagaggaaagaagactgcaggaggaaagaTGACAGCAAAACCAAAGACATTATCTCAAAGCTGcgggaaaaacatgaaaaggatGCGGGcaaggaaaaggagaggagatcCGAGAGTTTCAGGACACAAGGACTTGTCTCTAAAATGTTGGAGAAGCAGAACAAGACACAAGAGAGCCAGGCTCCAGAGGGTAAATCTGAGGAGAAGAGGCctaaaacagaagacaaaaaagctgaagataAAAACAAGCCTGATGCCAAACTTGAGCGACAACTGTCTGAGAGGGGAGAGGTGAAACATGACAAGGcagaaaaaagaacagataGAGAAGAGCTGGTTAACCACAGCGACCacgtgaaagagaaagagaagaagattagcacagagaaaagggaaaatgaggATAGTAAAGGAAAAGGTAAAAAAgctgaggaaacagagaaacttGGCAACTGCGTGGCCAAAAACACCCCGAACAGCAAGGCgaaagcagaagaggaggaggacgaagacTCCAGCATGTTTGATGAGCTGATGGAGCAGGTTCGGAGCAACGACCCCTCCCTCGCTGAGCTCAATGTCAACAACTCAGAGGTCATCAAGACGAAAACGCTCATCGAGTTTGCAGAGGCTTTGCACAACAACACCCACGTCAAGAAGTTTGCTTTGGCTAACTGCCGCGCCGACGACCACGTGGCTTATGCCATCGCAGGCATGCTACGCAAAAATAAGACTATCACCAGCATCAACCTGGACTCCAACCACCTCACTGGCAAAGGCATCCTGTCTCTTATCCAGGCGCTGCAGCACAACTCCACACTGACTGAGCTCCGCTTTCAAAACCAGCGTCACATCTGTGGTGGGAAGACCGAGATGGAGATGACCAAGATCCTGAAAGAAAACACCACCCTGCTCAAACTGGGCTACCACTTTGAGTTAGCCGGACCCAGGATGACCACGACAAACATACTGAGTCGCAACATGGACCGACAGAGGCAGAAGCGCCTACAGGAGCAGAAGCAGGCCCAGGCCAACGGGGAGAAGAAGGGGCCTCTGGAGGTCCCCAAGATGGTTGGTGGAGGATCTCTGAGAAACTCACCCAAAGCGTCCCCCAAACCTTCTCCCATGCCTTCACCAATGGCATCGCCAAAGCTGACACCtaaaagaggagctggagggccagctccacctccacctccacctcctcctgggGGTGGACCTCCACCTCCGCCGCCTCCTATGCTGGATGTAGACTCCCTGAGGAACTCTCTGACCCCGGTGTCGCAGAGGAAGCTGGATGGGAAAAGCCCAGGTGGGAGTAAGAACTCAAGGGACCAACTGCTCGCCTCGATCAGAGGAAGCGACATTAAACAACTCAAGAAG GTGCCGGTGCCAAAGTGGTTGCAGTAA
- the shisa4 gene encoding protein shisa-4, whose product MRMISATGNMSLIALTLALLTVVLCTSHVSGNEDCLWYVDKNGTWHNGFDCPLITFCCGNCHRRYCCLDAFKMITEREQKRCMLFQFSPTTLAGIASSILLFVAIIATMVCCFMCSCCYLYQRRQQRGRTPYDAQQIPMASYPVEPMYDAYGKPLGPSEYPHAGYPMAPQYPGMPPQYPMMQPGPYPPHLMDPAYSQAPPPYSPPQYPGH is encoded by the exons ATGAGGATGATCTCTGCGACGGGCAACATGTCTCTCATCGCGCTGACTTTGGCGCTGCTCACCGTCGTCCTCTGCACTTCTCACG TCAGTGGGAACGAGGACTGTCTGTGGTACGTGGATAAAAACGGCACCTGGCACAACGGCTTCGACTGCCCTCTCATCACGTTCTGCTGTGGGAACTGCCATCGGCGCTACTGCTGCCTGGACGCCTTCAAGATGATCACAGAGCGGGAGCAGAAGCGCTGCATGCTCTTCCAGTTCAG cccCACCACTTTAGCTGGCATtgcctcctccatcctcctgttTGTGGCCATCATTGCGACCATGGTCTGCTGCTTCATGTGCTCCTGCTGTTACCTCTACCAGAGAAGGCAGCAGAGGGGCAGGACACCTTATGATG CCCAGCAGATCCCCATGGCCAGCTACCCAGTGGAGCCCATGTACGACGCTTATGGAAAACCACTGGGACCCTCTGAGTATCCACATGCAGGCTATCCAATGGCGCCCCAGTACCCTGGCATGCCCCCACAGTACCCAATGATGCAGCCTGGACCTTATCCACCACACCTGATGGATCCTGCATACAGCCAAG CCCCTCCACCTTACTCTCCACCGCAGTATCCTGGTCATTGA